Proteins encoded by one window of Culicoides brevitarsis isolate CSIRO-B50_1 chromosome 2, AGI_CSIRO_Cbre_v1, whole genome shotgun sequence:
- the LOC134829152 gene encoding phospholipase A2-like, with the protein MLSHSKEIVILLTCSAFYLIAAFEEFSDINEIDELQGVNRPSPYRIPGTKWCGVGSIAKHYHQLGRFHEVDKCCRDHDFCDSMDRGQAKNGLKNTFMIAKLHCKCDKEFRDCLQRINTKLANTIGRLYFSIQDKCYREAHPIMSCQKKTKSWARSRCTKYQMDDSQPVRYQWFDLPFYFEPAECDAFKE; encoded by the exons ATGCTGTCACACTCGAAAGAAATCGTAATTTTGCTCACCTGTTCGGCATTTTATCTGATCGCTGCTTTCGAGGAGTTTTCAGACATCAACGAGATTGACGAGTTGCAAGGCGTTAATCGACCAAGTCCTTATCGAATTCCAG gcACAAAATGGTGTGGCGTTGGATCAATTGCTAAACATTACCATCAACTTGGGCGCTTTCATGAGGTTGACAAGTGTTGTCGAGATCACGATTTTTGTGATAGCATGGATAGAGGTCAAGCTAAAAATGGattgaaaaatacttttatgaTCGCAAAACTGCATTGCAAGTGTGACAAAGAGTTCAGAGATTGTTTGCAACGGATAAATACAAAGTTGGCAAATACCATTGGGCGTCTTTATTTCTCCATTCAAGATAAGTGTTATCGGGAAGCTCATCCTATCATGAGTTGTCAGAAGAAAactaaaag TTGGGCACGTTCTAGATGCACCAAATACCAAATGGACGACTCGCAGCCCGTTCGATATCAATGGTTCGATCTGCCCTTCTACTTCGAGCCAGCTGAATGTGATGCCTTCAAGGAATGA
- the LOC134831307 gene encoding vacuolar protein sorting-associated protein 28 homolog, with amino-acid sequence MQDNRPELMEEIKLYRTAREREKYDNMADLFALITTLQNLEKAYVRDCVTPQEYTAACSKLLVQYKVAFKIVQDDEFPTIDAFVKKYKLDCPAALARIKEDRPITIKDDKGNTSKCIADIVSLFITLMDKLRLEIKAMDELHPDLRDLVDTMNRLSLIPSDFEGKEKVSSWLSTLNSMQASDELTESQIRQMLFDLESAYAAFNNLLHST; translated from the coding sequence ATGCAGGACAATCGCCCGGAACTGATGGAAGAGATCAAACTTTATCGCACAGCTCGCGAACGCGAAAAGTACGACAACATGGCAGACTTGTTCGCCCTCATCACGACCCTTCAGAACCTCGAGAAGGCCTACGTTCGTGATTGTGTGACGCCTCAGGAGTACACAGCAGCGTGCAGCAAGTTACTCGTGCAATACAAAGTCGCCTTCAAAATTGTGCAAGACGACGAATTCCCGACAATTGATGCTTTTGTGAAGAAATACAAGTTGGATTGCCCGGCGGCGTTGGCTCGCATCAAAGAAGATCGCCCAATTACGATCAAAGATGACAAAGGAAACACGAGTAAATGCATCGCCGACATCGTTTCGCTTTTCATCACACTCATGGATAAGTTACGACTCGAGATTAAAGCCATGGATGAACTTCATCCCGATTTACGGGACTTGGTTGACACCATGAATCGTCTTTCTTTGATCCCATCGGACTTTGAGGGCAAGGAAAAAGTCAGCAGTTGGCTCTCGACATTGAATTCGATGCAAGCAAGTGACGAATTGACGGAATCGCAAATCCGACAAATGTTGTTTGACCTTGAATCGGCTTATGCTGCCTTCAATAACTTACTACATTCGACGTAA